One window from the genome of Pyxicephalus adspersus chromosome 6, UCB_Pads_2.0, whole genome shotgun sequence encodes:
- the FBXO21 gene encoding F-box only protein 21 gives MDPPVWLEEYKTRHKAGMAARRLVASFCKDLIVEHRLPCEGFNDFESLGYPAHFIEDELLCTLGIEGWEYFIQKYCAKKILYFMRQETTMSKFKEFLQRPAKQQDILEGAVLIDQYCNPLEDVSFADIQAQIENILAKVKAYLTIKNSRHPSLSLPAGVGSFIEDIGLQAQALDALNHVLFFDLKFKGNVADFYNPLNSYMHQVLVDRTGIPISLSVLYLTLAMHLGVLLEPVNFPHHFMLRWCQGTHGSPLITDYVYVDAFGSGKHLTAKECEHMIGQPVTEEFYAAVSTKEVLQRMVGNLLNLGKRESKDRTFMLLRVSLDLYLAMYPDSVQHLLLQARLYFHLGIWPEKVLDILQNIQALDPSQHGAVAYLVQHTLEHIERKKDDSVLHAKLRSKEKEVCYSVGLIMRHKRYGYSCVIFSWDPLCMMPPDWMENLDLYNLTKGINQPFYSVLLDDGTCNYVSQEDLEPHPSPAEISHPDVSLYFSEFAGNHYIANKELQLQYPEDADLINQKSVDSQPDASLQEP, from the exons ATGGATCCTCCGGTGTGGCTGGAAGAGTATAAAACACGACACAAGGCTGGCATGGCAGCACGACGATTGGTGGCCTCATTCTGCAAGGATCTCATCGTAGAACAT CGTTTGCCTTGTGAAGGTTTTAACGATTTTGAAAGTTTGGGCTATCCTGCACATTTTATTGAAGATGAGTTATTGTGTACACTTGGTATAGAGGGCTG GGAGTATTTCATACAGAAGTATTGTGCAAAGAAGATTCTATATTTTATGCGCCAAGAGACCACAATGTCTAAATTTAAGGAGTTTCTCCAAAGACCTGCGAAACAACAAGACATTCTAGAAG gagcTGTTCTCATTGATCAATACTGTAACCCTCTAGAAGATGTGAGTTTTGCAGATATTCAAGCACAGATTGAAAATATCTTGGCAAAGGTGAAAGCTTACCTCACTATAAAGAACAGTAGACACCCTAGTCTGTCTCTGCCGGCAG GTGTGGGATCATTTATTGAAGACATTGGTCTACAGGCACAGGCTCTGGATGCTCTAAATCATGTCCTCTTTTTTGACTTGAAGTTTAAAGGCAATGTAGCAGATTTCTATAACCCTCTTAACTCATATATGCACCAG GTTCTAGTTGATAGGACAGGCATCCCTATCAGCCTCTCAGTTCTCTATCTCACCCTTGCTATGCACCTGGGAGTTCTTCTTGAACCAGTCAATTTCCCCCATCATTTCATGCTAAGATGGTGTCAAGGTACCCATGG AAGTCCATTAATTACAGACTATGTTTATGTGGATGCATTTGGATCTGGAAAACATCTGACTGCCAAAGAGTGTGAGCACATGATTGGTCAGCCTGTAACAGAGGAGTTTTATGCAGCTGTCAGCACTAAGGAGGTTCTACAACGTATGGTAGGAAACTTGCTCAATCTCGGCAAAAG GGAAAGCAAAGATCGCACTTTTATGCTGCTGAGAGTGTCTTTGGATCTGTACTTAGCTATGTATCCAGACAGTGTGCAGCATCTATTGCTACAAGCACGGCTCTACTTTCATCTTGGTATATGGCCTGAAAAG GTCTTGGATATCCTACAGAATATTCAGGCTTTGGACCCATCACAGCATGGTGCTGTGGCTTATCTAGTTCAACATACTCTGGAGCATATAGAGAGAAAGAAGGATGACAGTGTACTTCATGCAAAACTAAGATCCAAGGAGAAGGAAGTGTGTTATTCTGTAGGACTTATTATGAGACATAAAAG ATATGGTTATAGCTGTGTAATCTTCAGCTGGGATCCTTTGTGTATGATGCCACCAGATTGGATGGAAAACCTGGATCTTTATAACCTCACAAAAGGAATTAATCAGCCATTTTATAGTGTGCTTCTTGATGATGGGACTTGTAATTATGTCAGtcaag AGGACCTTGAACCACATCCATCTCCAGCAGAAATATCACATCCGGATGTATCCCTTTACTTCTCAGAGTTTGCAGGAAATCACTACATTGCAAATAAAGAGCTGCAGCTTCAGTACCCAGAAGATGCTGACTTGATCAACCAGAAGAGTGTTGATAGCCAGCCTGATGCTTCACTACAGGAACCCTGA